One part of the Vicia villosa cultivar HV-30 ecotype Madison, WI linkage group LG6, Vvil1.0, whole genome shotgun sequence genome encodes these proteins:
- the LOC131610271 gene encoding uncharacterized protein LOC131610271 has protein sequence MDLKPYTFFTNCFFLFLIFMTLPYFSRGGLDSEIYEIDYRGPETHSFVPPPNHSHGKVHSPHHKSYADANKAMGLTTMKQKVKKVHG, from the exons ATGGATCTCAAACCCTACACCTTCTTTACCAATtgcttctttctctttctcatattCATGACCCTCCCTTATTTTTCTAGAG GAGGATTGGATTCAGAGATTTATGAGATTGATTATAGAGGTCCTGAGACTCACTCGTTTGTGCCTCCACCTAACCATTCTCATGGTAAGGTTCATTCACCTCATCACAAAAGCTATGCAGATGCAAACAAAGCTATGGGCTTAACTACAATGAAACAAAAG
- the LOC131612579 gene encoding uncharacterized protein LOC131612579: MKLPSKTISSPARTDKFPPPLMRFLRTNASSRSRRSKSSPMFALRKKNNNTTIETQEPSSPKVTCMGQVRAKRSSKSKSKSKSKQKQPSPTPTHRSWIKKPSTCRCRPVWPKWTAFFRRKKSTKPKPPDEFVSISISNSHIKKEMVSFDNYNQNQNRNASASTSTSNSSPPKNALLLTRCRSAPYRSSSLASRFWNSPLRNDETESTTSDNEKSSSQSQNRDSVSDKEDSIGTEIGKIGSVRDLENVEELLLKGRVKKEEDEDSAVARPVVLTRCKSEPARVSYRIDPEVNSSWKKTRLGFAVTSSPLHILSD; this comes from the coding sequence ATGAAATTACCATCAAAAACCATTTCAAGCCCAGCTCGCACAGACAAATTCCCTCCACCATTAATGCGATTCTTAAGAACCAATGCATCAAGTAGAAGCAGAAGATCAAAATCAAGCCCCATGTTCGCACTCCGCAAGAAAAACAACAACACCACCATTGAAACTCAAGAACCTTCTTCCCCTAAAGTCACTTGCATGGGTCAAGTCAGAGCCAAACGCTCctccaaatcaaaatcaaaatcaaaatctaaacaaaaacaaccCTCCCCCACTCCCACTCATCGCTCCTGGATTAAAAAGCCCAGTACATGCCGTTGTCGGCCCGTTTGGCCCAAATGGACTGCTTTCttcagaagaaaaaaatcaaCTAAACCAAAACCACCAGATGAGTTTGTTTCTATTTCTATTTCTAATAGTCATATTAAGAAAGAGATGGTTAGTTTTGATAATtataatcaaaatcaaaaccgCAATGCTTCAGCTTCAACTTCAACTTCAAACTCTTCTCCTCCCAAGAATGCGTTGCTATTAACACGGTGTAGATCCGCTCCGTACAGATCTTCTTCACTTGCGAGTAGGTTTTGGAATTCACCTTTGAGGAACGACGAAACGGAGTCTACTACTTCCGATAACGAGAAATCGAGTTCGCAGTCGCAGAATAGAGACTCCGTTTCTGATAAAGAGGATTCCATAGGTACTGAAATTGGAAAAATCGGTTCAGTTAGGGATTTGGAGAATGTTGAAGAGTTGTTGTTGAAGGGAAGGgtgaaaaaggaagaagatgaggaTTCTGCGGTGGCGCGTCCGGTTGTACTGACTCGGTGCAAATCGGAACCGGCGAGGGTAAGTTACAGAATTGACCCTGAGGTAAATAGTTCGTGGAAAAAGACAAGGTTGGGGTTTGCTGTTACTTCTTCTCCTCTCCACATACTttctgattaa